In Corallococcus exiguus, the DNA window CCGAGTTGAAGATGCCGGAGCGGGTCATGAACGTGCCCAGGATGGTGAGCACGAACGACGCGAGCGCGAGGCTCAGCGTCCACAGCTTCAGCATCCGCTTGCGCTCCTGCACCATGGTGGAGTGCATGAACGCCGTCGCGGTCAGCCACGGCAGGAACGACGCGTTCTCCACCGGATCCCACGCCCAGTAACCGCCCCAGCCCAGCACGGCGTACGCCCACCACGAGCCCAGCACGATGCCCAGCGTGAGGAACATCCACGCGATGAGCGTCCAGCGCCGCAGGGGCGCCATCCACGCTTCACCAATCTCCCCGCGCAGCAGGCCCGCCACGGCGACGCCGAACGGCACCGTCATGCCCACGTAGCCCGCGTAGAGCATGGGCGGGTGGATGATCATCAGGAAGTGGTTCTGCAGCAGCGGGTTCGGGCCTGGACCGTCCGCCGGAACCGGCGACACGGCGCCCCAGGGGTTGGCGGGGCCCGCGATGAGGAAGGCGAAGAAGACGCCCACTGCCAGCATGGTGCCCAGCGCCAGCTGCATGTAGCGCGCGTGCTCCTTGCGGTGCACCCAGGCGAACGCCGCCAGGTACACGCCCATGATGAGGCCCCAGAAGAGGATGGAGCCTTCCAGCGCGCTCCACAGCGACACGATGGTGTAGATGAGCGGCGTCGCGCGGCTGCCCACCTGGGCCACGTACTTCACGCTGAAGTCGTGGTTGATGAGCGCTTCCACCATCACCAGGTTGCTGCCGATCATGCACGCGGCGAAGCCCCACACCGCGCGCAGCACCCAGGGGTAGCTGGCGTCGTTGCGGCGCATGCCGCCCACCAGGCCCAGAATGGCGCCGAACGCGGCGAAGGCCAGGCCCGCGAGGACCAGCCCATAGCCCAACATTCCGTTCACGGCGCCCCCGGCGGCGTCGCGGTCGCGGTGGTGGCACCTTCAGCCAGCGTGTCCTGCCACTTGCGCGGCTCCTCGCCTTCCTTGGGCGCGCGGTACTCGTTGGAGTGGTTCACCATCAGCCGGTTGGACGTGAAGACGCCGGACTTGTCGTAGGTGCCCTCCACCACGACGCCGATCTTCTCGCGGAACATCTGCGGGGGCGTCTCCAGCGAGCGCACGTGCACGCTCTTCGCGTTCGCGTCCGGGCCGTCCGCCACGCGGAAGTCCAGCGTGGTGTGGCCTTCATTCCACTGGATGCTGCCCGGCTGCACCACGCCGCCCAGGCGGATGGTGGCCGTGTAGGCCTTGTCGCCGTTGGAGATCAGCTCCGACGGGCTCCAGTAGTAGACGAGGTTGTCCCCGATGTTGCCGAAGGCGATGAAGCCAAGGCCAGCGCCGGCGAAGAGCAGGGCTCCCAGCGCGATGAGGCGGTTGCGGTTGACGGGCGTCATGGGCTCACTCCTTCGAATCGGCAGCGGCGCGGGGACGGCGCGCCCAGAGGGACACTGAGTAGAGCACGAAGGCGGCCACGGAGATGCCGTAGCAGGCCCCCACGTATCCCCAACCACCCTGGACACGGCCACTGCCCACCTGGGCCAGCAGCATCAGCGACGTCAGCGAGGTCATGTTCAGGCCACCTTCGAGGAATGGGTCGCGCGCTGCGCGGGGTCATCCGAGGGCAGCGCGTCCGGCAGCGCCACCTCCGCCTGCCGCTCCGCGAGCGCGATGCGGTAGCGGTGCACCATGAAGACGATGAGCAGCGCCAGCATGCCGAACGCCGACACGCGCAGCGGCAGCACCATCTGCGGGTCCACCGTCTTGGGGCTGGACTGCACCTGATGGAGGCTGCGCCACCAGCGCACGGAGAACCACACGATGGGCAGGTTGATGGCACCAATGATGGCCACCACCGCGCTCCACACCGCGCGCTTCTCCGGGTCTTCGACGAAGCGCCGCAGCACCAGGTAGCCGGTGTAGGACACCAGCAGGATGGCCTCGGACGTCAGGCGGGGGTCCCACGACCAGTACACGCCCCAGGTGGGGCGGCCCCAGATGGAGCCGGTGATCATGCCCAGCGTGCCGAAGAGCAGGCCGATTTCCGCCGAGGCCTCCGCCATCGCGTCCGTCTTCCATGACTGACGCAGCAGGTACGTCACCGCGGCCACGAAGTTGATGAACATGGCCATCATGGCCATCCACTGGAGCGGCACGTGGACGTACATGATGCGCTGTACTTCGCCCATCTCCCGGTCCGGCGGTGCCCACGCAAGGCCCAGCCACCAGCCCGCGCCCAGCAGCGCCAGCGTCACCGCCGGCAGGCCAAACTTGACGAACTTGTTCATCCTTCAGTCCTCGATGACCCGGGGAAACAGCAAGAAGCCCACGCCCCAGTAAATCAGATTGAACCCCAGCAGAAGCCCCTGCCATGAGCCCAACTGCTGCATCGGGTCACCCTGGAGTACGAGCGTGGTGCCCTTGGCGGCGGAGAGGAGGGCTGGGATGACGAGCGGGAACAATAGCAGAGGCAGCAGCACATCCCGGGCCCGGGCATTGCTGGAGATGGCCGCGTACACGGTCCCCGGAGCGCTGAGCGCCATGCTGCCCAGCACCAGGATGCCCGCCAGGTCACCGACCCCGGTGACGATGCGCACGCCATAGAGGGCGACCATCACCGGCACCAGCACCACCGCCAGCGCCAGGAGCAGCAGGGCGTTGCCCAGCGCCTTGGACAGGAAGATGGCGCGCGCGTCCGCCGGGGCCAGCCGCACGCCGTCCAGGCAGGCGTTCTCCGTCTCCACGCGGAAGGACTCGCCCAGGGACAGCACGCTGGCGAAGAGGATGGCCAGCCACAGGTAGCCGCCCGCGTTGCGCTCCAGCAACTTCGTGTCCGGGCCCAGCGCGAAGGAGAAGAGCAGCAGCGTGGCCATGGCGAAGAACACCAGCGCGTTGAGCCGCGCGCGGGTGCGCCATTCGATGAGCAGGTCCTTGCGCATCAGGACGAGCGTCGTCGTCAGCAGGCCCGGGCGGCGCTTCGTGTTCGGGGGGCTCATGCCGCCACCGCCCGGCCGTCCTGGAGGTGCAGCCGCTCCTCGCACAGGCTCAGGCCCTGCTCGATGAGGTGCGTGGCCAGCACCACCGTGGTTCCGCCCGCCTTCAGCTCCGCGATGACGCCCTCCATGTCCTGGATGCCCGCCGGGTCCAACTCACCGAAGGGCTCGTCCAGGAGCGCCAGGGCCGGGGCCTTCATCAGGAGTCGCGCGATGGCCAAGCGCTTGCGCATGCCCGCGCTGAAGCCTCGCACCGGGCTGTCCGTGCGGCGGTTGAGGCCCACGCGGTTGAGCAGCGCGTCCGCGACGTCCTGCGGCGCGTCAACGCCCAGCAGGCGCCCCAGCACCATCAGGTTCTGCTGCGCGGTCAGGTCCTCGTAGAGGAAGCTGGCGTGGGACAGGAGCGCCACGTCGCGGCGCACGGCTTCACGGTCCTGCACGGCGTCCCGGCCCAGCACCTCCACGCGGCCCGCGGTGGGCCCGAGCGCGGTGGCGACGAGGCGCAACAGCGTCGTCTTCCCGGAGCCGTTGTGGCCGGTGAGCAGCAGCGAACGGCCGGCGGGCAGCGCGTAGGTGAGCCGCGCCAGCGCCCACCGACGCCCATAGCGCTTGCTCACGTCGTGGAGGGCGAGCGCGGGCGCTGAACCAGAGGGGAGAGGGGGCATCGGCGGGCCGTTTCGTAGCCGGAAACCCCGTTGTTCACCAGTGAAACCCCTGGGGTCGCCCGCCGGAGGACAAGAAGAATTTACGCCTGCTTCTTCCGCCGCTTTCGCCGGGGGACTGAAAGGTTTTCGCCACGGGTGGGCGCGCGACTGCCCTGGTACACCCAGGTACGACCTCCAAAGGGGCGTTCCTGCCCTTGGAGGCACGGGGTTTCCCGGGGTTACGGGTGATTTCCACCACCTACCTGCCCTGGCATCCAGCATGCACACAGGCGGCGCGGGGCCCGTTCCATTGGGGGGAGCGGGCAGACGGCGAAAGCCGCGAGGGAGGCGTGATGGCAGGCAGGGTGTTGCGGCGGGCGGCGAAGGCGGCGGCGGCGGGGTTCCTCCACTACAGCGGGGCGCGCAAGGCGATGGCGGCGTACCGCCGTTCGCAGTCGGGTGGCCGGCGCATCCTCATCGTGAGCTACCACCGCGTGGTGAGCGACTTCACGGGGGAGCTGCAGCGCTCCATCCCGGGGCTGCTCATCTCCCAGGAGACGTTCCGTCGTCACCTGGAGCAGGCGCACGCGGCGGGCTTCGAGCTGGCGAGCCTGGGTGACGCGGTGGACGTGATGGCGGGCCGCCGCGCCGCGAAGAAGGACCTGTTCGTGGTGACGTTCGATGACGGCTACCGCGACGTGTACCGGCATGCGTACCCGGTGCTGAAGCAGATGGGCGTGCCGGCCATCACCTACCTGCCCACCGCGTTCATCAACACGGACAAGCGCTTCAACCACGACCGGCTGTTCCACCTGCTGCGCTGCGTGCAGGAGCGCCGGTTCCGCCCGGACTACTCCACCATGCCCGGCCCGTCCGTGCAGCTGTTGGGGCCCATCCTCTCCGGGCAGAAGACGACGTCCGCGGCGCTGGACGACTTCATCGGAGAGCACCCCACGCGCGTGCTCACGGGCATCATCGACGCGCTGGAGCGGCAGCTGGGCGGCGGCTCGGACCTGATGCCCGAGCAGGGCGACGTGATGAACTGGGACGAGGTGCGC includes these proteins:
- a CDS encoding cytochrome c maturation protein CcmE; translation: MTPVNRNRLIALGALLFAGAGLGFIAFGNIGDNLVYYWSPSELISNGDKAYTATIRLGGVVQPGSIQWNEGHTTLDFRVADGPDANAKSVHVRSLETPPQMFREKIGVVVEGTYDKSGVFTSNRLMVNHSNEYRAPKEGEEPRKWQDTLAEGATTATATPPGAP
- the ccsA gene encoding cytochrome c biogenesis protein CcsA; translated protein: MNKFVKFGLPAVTLALLGAGWWLGLAWAPPDREMGEVQRIMYVHVPLQWMAMMAMFINFVAAVTYLLRQSWKTDAMAEASAEIGLLFGTLGMITGSIWGRPTWGVYWSWDPRLTSEAILLVSYTGYLVLRRFVEDPEKRAVWSAVVAIIGAINLPIVWFSVRWWRSLHQVQSSPKTVDPQMVLPLRVSAFGMLALLIVFMVHRYRIALAERQAEVALPDALPSDDPAQRATHSSKVA
- a CDS encoding heme exporter protein CcmB, with translation MSPPNTKRRPGLLTTTLVLMRKDLLIEWRTRARLNALVFFAMATLLLFSFALGPDTKLLERNAGGYLWLAILFASVLSLGESFRVETENACLDGVRLAPADARAIFLSKALGNALLLLALAVVLVPVMVALYGVRIVTGVGDLAGILVLGSMALSAPGTVYAAISSNARARDVLLPLLLFPLVIPALLSAAKGTTLVLQGDPMQQLGSWQGLLLGFNLIYWGVGFLLFPRVIED
- the ccmA gene encoding heme ABC exporter ATP-binding protein CcmA, coding for MPPLPSGSAPALALHDVSKRYGRRWALARLTYALPAGRSLLLTGHNGSGKTTLLRLVATALGPTAGRVEVLGRDAVQDREAVRRDVALLSHASFLYEDLTAQQNLMVLGRLLGVDAPQDVADALLNRVGLNRRTDSPVRGFSAGMRKRLAIARLLMKAPALALLDEPFGELDPAGIQDMEGVIAELKAGGTTVVLATHLIEQGLSLCEERLHLQDGRAVAA
- the exoL gene encoding spore coat polysaccharide deacetylase ExoL encodes the protein MAAYRRSQSGGRRILIVSYHRVVSDFTGELQRSIPGLLISQETFRRHLEQAHAAGFELASLGDAVDVMAGRRAAKKDLFVVTFDDGYRDVYRHAYPVLKQMGVPAITYLPTAFINTDKRFNHDRLFHLLRCVQERRFRPDYSTMPGPSVQLLGPILSGQKTTSAALDDFIGEHPTRVLTGIIDALERQLGGGSDLMPEQGDVMNWDEVRQMARDGFEFGAHTLGHTVLTLEPTAVVEKEIVESKQTIEREVGVQVKDFAYCNGWYSDEMIRVLKQNGFRSGVTTEDLPNRVGGDPFALKRKVMWENFSLGMMGDYSSALTVCQFDDCFGVLGMSHPVLGHRPHILSPAVSGAPNILVQEAAAAEVALAKATPVEVVDVTAPVIVTDPRVAAAVTGAQVVVAPNVAIAPEAAQPEELQ